In Rhodanobacter humi, the following are encoded in one genomic region:
- a CDS encoding tRNA-binding protein, with protein MSETTETTRASEIGWADFEKVLVVAGTVTRVEAFPEARKPAWKVWVDFGPYGEKKTSAQIAALYSAEELLGRQIVGVINFPEKQIGPFRSQFLLTGFPTPEGVVLTAIERPVPNGTRLA; from the coding sequence ATGAGCGAGACGACGGAAACAACCCGGGCGAGCGAGATCGGCTGGGCCGATTTCGAGAAGGTGCTGGTCGTGGCCGGTACGGTCACCCGGGTGGAAGCCTTCCCCGAGGCGCGCAAGCCGGCCTGGAAGGTGTGGGTGGATTTCGGCCCGTATGGCGAGAAGAAGACCAGCGCGCAGATCGCCGCACTGTATTCCGCCGAAGAACTGCTCGGCCGGCAGATCGTGGGCGTGATCAACTTCCCCGAGAAGCAGATCGGCCCGTTCCGCTCGCAGTTCCTGCTCACCGGCTTCCCCACCCCCGAAGGCGTGGTGCTCACCGCGATCGAGCGCCCGGTGCCGAACGGCACGCGGCTGGCCTGA
- a CDS encoding GNAT family N-acetyltransferase: MAALRPACIEDAAEIARLAGELGYPVAADAMQARLQALLSLPRHRIVVARGEHDGLLGWIAVERRLTLESGERIEIVGLVVDAAARGTGLGRALVADAERWASDQGFDTMVVRSNVAREGSHPFYASLGYARVKTQHVYRKSLE; this comes from the coding sequence ATGGCTGCACTGCGCCCGGCATGCATCGAGGATGCCGCCGAGATCGCGCGGCTGGCCGGCGAGCTCGGCTATCCGGTGGCCGCCGACGCGATGCAGGCGCGCCTGCAAGCGCTGCTGTCCCTGCCGCGACATCGCATCGTGGTGGCGCGAGGCGAGCATGACGGCCTGCTCGGCTGGATCGCGGTCGAGCGCCGGCTCACGCTGGAATCCGGCGAGCGCATCGAGATCGTGGGACTCGTCGTGGACGCCGCCGCGCGCGGCACGGGCCTCGGGCGCGCGCTGGTGGCGGATGCGGAGCGGTGGGCCAGCGACCAGGGCTTCGACACGATGGTCGTGCGTTCGAACGTGGCGCGCGAGGGGTCGCATCCGTTCTACGCGAGCCTGGGGTATGCGCGGGTCAAGACGCAGCACGTCTATCGCAAGTCGCTGGAGTGA
- a CDS encoding MBL fold metallo-hydrolase: MATHGIHTIDTGFVRPRFDAAYLIVERGRGAFVDCGTNHAVPRMLATLDDAGLATADVDWLILTHVHLDHAGGAGELIARLPNAKLVVHPRGARHMIDPAKLWAGASAVYGESVMESTYGRLRPVPAERVVEAPDGHMVDLAGRALHCLDTPGHAKHHLTVHDVRSNACFTGDVFGLSYRDFDTANGPFILPTTSPVQFDPDALHASLRRLVALEPAAMHLTHYGRVENVAKLADDLHAQIDAMVAIARAAHGKPDRHAVLMDGLTDLYATRAAAHGWTRGRAALVALLGMDTELNAQGLGVWLDQP, translated from the coding sequence ATGGCGACACACGGCATCCACACCATCGACACCGGCTTCGTGCGCCCGCGCTTCGACGCGGCCTACCTGATCGTCGAGCGCGGCCGCGGCGCCTTCGTCGATTGCGGCACCAACCACGCGGTGCCGCGCATGCTCGCCACGCTGGATGATGCCGGCCTCGCGACCGCGGACGTGGACTGGCTGATCCTCACCCATGTGCACCTGGACCATGCCGGCGGCGCGGGCGAGCTGATCGCGCGCCTGCCGAACGCGAAACTGGTGGTGCATCCGCGTGGCGCGCGGCACATGATCGATCCCGCGAAACTGTGGGCCGGCGCCAGCGCGGTCTACGGCGAGAGCGTGATGGAATCGACCTACGGCCGCCTGCGTCCGGTGCCCGCCGAGCGCGTGGTCGAGGCGCCGGACGGCCACATGGTCGACCTTGCCGGGCGCGCCCTGCACTGCCTCGACACGCCCGGCCACGCGAAGCACCACCTCACGGTGCATGACGTGCGCAGCAACGCCTGCTTCACCGGCGACGTGTTCGGCCTCTCCTATCGCGACTTCGATACCGCGAACGGCCCGTTCATCCTGCCCACCACCTCGCCGGTGCAGTTCGACCCCGATGCGCTGCACGCCTCGCTCCGTCGCCTGGTCGCGCTGGAACCCGCGGCGATGCATCTCACCCATTACGGCCGCGTCGAGAACGTGGCGAAACTCGCCGACGACTTGCACGCGCAAATCGATGCGATGGTGGCGATCGCTCGCGCCGCGCACGGCAAACCCGATCGCCATGCCGTATTGATGGACGGGCTCACCGATCTCTACGCCACGCGCGCCGCGGCACACGGCTGGACTCGGGGGCGCGCGGCGCTGGTCGCCCTGCTGGGGATGGATACCGAGTTGAACGCGCAGGGGCTCGGGGTGTGGCTGGATCAGCCGTGA
- a CDS encoding sulfotransferase family protein, which translates to MQRIFIVGCPRSGTTLVQAMLARHPAVLTLPETAFFEQLCGDLKWRWGDRDARPQRRRLRQRLGFAHKRAHAGLGMLQRRLSNEAARLPWPLRTESCARRFVDLLDARAQAEGRTAWIEKTPYHLLYIPEIEHHVPNARFVHVIRPGEDVLASIADANLRYENNNAFGGGTVHWSRRWNRAAQIHRAHARQPHHHFVFLDDLTRDKHREWLRLCAFLQIDAAAELDASCDQPIADLDNEPWKRDALSGQPGETRRKAESMFGPQVREWLRRQLTPYEELRCSCKGTERHTQRDKVRYLAR; encoded by the coding sequence ATGCAACGCATCTTCATCGTCGGCTGCCCGCGCTCCGGTACCACGCTCGTGCAGGCGATGCTGGCGCGGCACCCGGCCGTGTTGACCCTGCCGGAGACGGCGTTCTTCGAGCAGTTGTGCGGCGATCTCAAGTGGCGCTGGGGCGATCGCGATGCGCGGCCGCAGCGGCGGCGCCTGCGGCAGCGGCTGGGGTTCGCGCACAAGCGGGCGCACGCGGGCCTGGGAATGCTGCAACGTCGTCTGTCGAACGAGGCCGCGCGGCTGCCGTGGCCGCTGCGCACCGAAAGCTGCGCGCGCCGTTTCGTCGATCTGCTCGACGCCCGTGCGCAAGCCGAAGGGCGCACGGCCTGGATCGAGAAGACGCCGTATCACCTGCTCTACATCCCCGAGATCGAGCACCACGTGCCGAACGCACGCTTCGTGCACGTGATCCGTCCCGGCGAGGACGTGCTGGCCTCGATCGCGGACGCGAACCTGCGCTACGAGAACAACAACGCCTTCGGTGGCGGCACCGTGCACTGGTCGCGGCGCTGGAATCGCGCCGCCCAGATCCATCGTGCGCACGCGCGACAGCCGCACCACCACTTCGTCTTCCTCGACGACCTGACCCGCGACAAGCATCGCGAATGGCTTCGCCTGTGCGCCTTCCTGCAGATCGATGCCGCGGCCGAGCTCGATGCCAGCTGCGATCAGCCGATCGCCGACCTGGACAACGAGCCATGGAAACGCGACGCGCTCAGCGGCCAGCCGGGCGAGACGCGGCGCAAGGCCGAAAGCATGTTCGGGCCGCAGGTGCGGGAGTGGCTGCGCCGGCAGCTGACGCCGTACGAGGAGCTGCGTTGCAGCTGCAAGGGCACCGAGCGGCACACCCAACGCGACAAGGTCCGCTACTTGGCGCGCTGA
- a CDS encoding thiopurine S-methyltransferase: protein MQAEFWLERWREGRTGFHRDAPMPLLLQHWPALALPRGSRVLVPLCGKTLDMRWLAEQGHRVLGVELSPLAVAQFFAEQGLKPVRHESPLGMRHVAGNIEIIEGDVFALDDATLAGCAAVYDRAAVIALPPPLRTRYAREVYARLPAGCRGLMITLEYPQHEMEGPPFSVDADEVAALFGGHWDLDLLERSDILAAQPAFREGGVTALHTGVYRLQRKPAAAQR from the coding sequence ATGCAAGCGGAATTCTGGCTGGAACGCTGGCGCGAAGGCCGCACCGGTTTCCATCGTGACGCGCCGATGCCGCTGCTGCTGCAGCACTGGCCGGCGCTGGCGCTGCCGCGCGGCAGCCGGGTGCTGGTGCCCTTGTGCGGCAAGACGCTGGACATGCGCTGGCTCGCCGAACAAGGCCACCGCGTGCTGGGCGTGGAGCTGTCGCCACTGGCGGTGGCGCAGTTCTTCGCCGAGCAGGGCTTGAAGCCCGTGCGGCACGAATCGCCGCTGGGCATGCGCCACGTGGCCGGCAACATCGAGATCATCGAGGGCGACGTGTTCGCGCTGGACGACGCCACCCTGGCCGGTTGCGCCGCGGTCTACGATCGCGCCGCCGTGATCGCCCTGCCTCCGCCGCTGCGTACACGCTATGCGCGCGAGGTCTACGCCCGCCTCCCCGCCGGCTGCCGCGGCCTGATGATCACGCTGGAATACCCGCAGCACGAGATGGAGGGACCGCCATTCTCCGTCGACGCCGATGAAGTCGCAGCGCTGTTCGGCGGCCACTGGGATCTGGACCTGCTGGAGCGCAGCGATATCCTCGCCGCCCAGCCGGCGTTCCGGGAGGGTGGCGTGACGGCGCTGCACACCGGCGTCTATCGTCTGCAGCGCAAGCCGGCGGCGGCGCAGCGCTGA